In Janibacter sp. CX7, a single genomic region encodes these proteins:
- a CDS encoding lipopolysaccharide biosynthesis protein — translation MPTRARRVLPFAGLTLGVAMGLANVMSYVFVALVSSTLGPADFGGFSALNTYGVLLAMPAGAFQVVVARRQTTTDREIGSQVTGLLPALAVGCTLAAATIAVSPLIRDGLRLDSAWSVVWMALMLPPMTVTGALQGVLLGRESYGRLSTVYLVTAGTRVVAALAATGLDFTVVEVFASIFTASLVTLVVALVLTRADLTTGRAAPRPLVLLADLVRSNIALAGLMALSSLDVVLARSVLGDHDSGAYALAALFGKVVFWGTQFVALAVVPSVAGADEGGHVRATLHRSAAGVLAIGLVVALGCAVLPGPLVAITGGNAFVDAEPLLVWFALIGTLWAVIQVWLFAGMSRDDHVMTLVVWVAAGVQSALVLLWLHDSPAQVLTAVGGTAAVVALVGLLRVPGDEVTPGPGSAETSEALGLTRE, via the coding sequence ATGCCCACGCGTGCTCGACGTGTCCTGCCCTTCGCCGGGCTGACGCTCGGGGTGGCCATGGGGCTGGCCAATGTCATGAGCTACGTCTTCGTGGCGCTCGTCTCCTCGACGCTCGGGCCGGCCGACTTCGGTGGCTTCTCCGCGCTCAACACCTACGGCGTGCTGCTCGCGATGCCGGCTGGTGCCTTCCAGGTCGTCGTCGCCCGACGCCAGACCACGACCGACCGTGAGATCGGCTCGCAGGTGACCGGACTCCTCCCGGCGCTGGCCGTCGGCTGCACCCTCGCTGCCGCCACGATCGCCGTCTCGCCCCTCATCCGCGACGGGCTGCGGCTCGACAGCGCGTGGTCGGTCGTGTGGATGGCGCTCATGCTGCCCCCGATGACCGTCACCGGCGCGCTGCAGGGAGTGCTCCTCGGACGCGAGTCCTACGGGCGGCTCTCGACGGTCTACCTCGTCACCGCCGGGACCCGGGTGGTCGCCGCCCTCGCCGCCACCGGGCTCGACTTCACGGTGGTCGAGGTCTTCGCGTCGATCTTCACCGCGTCGCTCGTGACCCTCGTCGTGGCCCTGGTCCTCACCCGTGCCGACCTGACGACCGGCCGGGCCGCACCGCGCCCGCTCGTGCTCCTCGCCGACCTCGTCCGCAGCAACATCGCCCTCGCCGGCCTCATGGCCCTGTCCAGCCTCGACGTCGTCCTGGCCCGCTCCGTCCTCGGCGACCACGACAGCGGCGCCTACGCGCTGGCCGCGCTCTTCGGCAAGGTCGTCTTCTGGGGCACCCAGTTCGTCGCGCTCGCCGTCGTGCCGTCGGTGGCGGGGGCGGACGAAGGGGGGCACGTGCGGGCCACCCTGCACCGCTCCGCCGCAGGAGTGCTCGCCATCGGCCTCGTCGTGGCACTTGGCTGCGCCGTCCTGCCGGGGCCGCTCGTCGCGATCACCGGAGGCAACGCCTTCGTCGACGCGGAGCCGCTGCTCGTGTGGTTCGCCCTCATCGGGACGTTGTGGGCGGTCATCCAGGTCTGGCTCTTCGCCGGGATGAGCCGCGACGACCACGTCATGACCCTCGTCGTGTGGGTGGCCGCGGGCGTGCAGAGCGCCCTCGTGCTGCTGTGGCTGCACGACTCCCCCGCCCAGGTGCTGACGGCCGTCGGCGGCACGGCAGCGGTCGTCGCCCTCGTCGGGCTGCTGCGCGTGCCGGGCGACGAGGTGACGCCGGGCCCCGGGTCGGCCGAGACGAGCGAGGCGCTCGGCCTGACCCGGGAGTGA
- a CDS encoding class I SAM-dependent methyltransferase, which produces MRVEDFLTEVERSFDGDPQTSDPVDPVFAHIAETVNGYTAVNELAVLNAAARALPEDECYLEVGSYKGRSMSAAVQGISGKTFYVVENYLEFGMQGQEAREELDRNLATHARDVDVRLLEGNCFSLLHRPGVIDRPVGVYFYDGEHTGLSHYLALGIIEPWLADEAVVLVDDATYPMVTDAHDAFVAAHPQWRIERRWDAASNNDPRWANGLHALSFRRDEATARGAQEPWDVRWRRLAYLASLGPGQKAAWKAIHRFPELIPLAKKLYPSKKASSID; this is translated from the coding sequence ATGCGGGTCGAGGACTTCCTCACCGAGGTCGAGCGCTCCTTCGACGGTGACCCGCAGACCAGCGACCCCGTCGACCCGGTCTTCGCGCACATCGCCGAGACGGTCAACGGCTACACCGCCGTCAACGAGCTGGCGGTGCTCAACGCCGCGGCCCGGGCGCTGCCCGAGGACGAGTGCTACCTCGAGGTCGGCAGCTACAAGGGCCGCTCGATGTCCGCCGCCGTGCAGGGCATCTCCGGCAAGACCTTCTACGTGGTGGAGAACTACCTCGAGTTCGGCATGCAGGGGCAGGAGGCCCGCGAGGAGCTCGACCGCAACCTCGCGACGCACGCCCGCGACGTCGACGTGCGCCTGCTCGAGGGCAACTGCTTCTCCCTGCTGCACCGCCCCGGGGTGATCGACCGTCCGGTCGGCGTCTACTTCTACGACGGCGAGCACACCGGCCTGTCGCACTACCTGGCCCTCGGCATCATCGAGCCCTGGCTCGCGGACGAGGCGGTCGTCCTCGTCGACGATGCGACCTACCCGATGGTGACCGACGCCCACGACGCCTTCGTCGCGGCGCACCCGCAGTGGCGCATCGAACGCCGCTGGGATGCTGCGTCCAACAACGACCCGCGCTGGGCCAACGGCCTGCACGCACTGAGCTTTCGCCGCGACGAGGCCACCGCCCGCGGTGCGCAGGAGCCGTGGGACGTGCGTTGGCGTCGGCTGGCCTACCTCGCGTCGCTCGGGCCGGGGCAGAAGGCCGCGTGGAAGGCGATCCACCGCTTCCCCGAGCTCATCCCGCTCGCCAAGAAGCTCTACCCGTCGAAGAAGGCCAGCTCCATCGACTGA